One genomic window of Micropterus dolomieu isolate WLL.071019.BEF.003 ecotype Adirondacks linkage group LG06, ASM2129224v1, whole genome shotgun sequence includes the following:
- the LOC123972834 gene encoding protocadherin-8-like has translation MGGIGWNGLLVLVCVSLASLAGVTQGKTVKYQTFEEDAPGTVIGNLAKDISSTPSSSGGSRTNFRMMKQFNSSFIRLRESDGQLTIGERIDRERICKHTLHCLIAFDVVSFSKEQFKLIHVEVEVKDINDNSPEFPRKESSLEISENTAVGTRIPLDFAVDDDVGVNYIQSYQISVNSHFSIDVLSRADGVKYAELVLMKELDRETQASYALELVAMDGGNPSRTGTTRINVKVKDYNDNSPVFDRNSFSVDLPEDAPAGSLLLDLNAEDPDEGLNGEVVYGFGHQVPTEIRQLFRVDRKTGRLTLESPIDFESKNTYEFDVQATDLGPNPSPAICKIVVQVQDVNDNAPEISITPMTSITAGIAYITEAAARESFVALVSTSDRDSGANGQVHCTLYGHDHFRLQQAYEDSFMIVSTSPLDREKIPEYNLTVVAEDLGSPPFRTITQYTIRLTDENDNAPVFSKPVYEVAVVENNAPGAYITTVVARDMDMGSNGKVSYKLADTYFMGSPISTFVSLDPASGSLYALRSFNYEVMKQLELRITASDGGSPPLSGSANVYVRIVDQNDNAPVITQPALNNGSAEVLLPRDAPTGYVITRVEARDADEGVNSELSYGLATGEPSVFSVNKATGEIYLNQVLSHDVDETLSLTVTVSDNGRPALTSTATLHFLIIAGSPPSDRTVYQPGSGDEVHAQWDLSVVIIVVLAGSCTLLLLAIILIATTCNRRKRDKSGEDSDSYGEKGTLERGRNHVADNPLLPLHGAGGGAGFDGHSYSSQPGGFNSAHPGGSDMCSASEDGSEVPCVYDSDSNNKLRGNKHEGYSTLPGYGNGKEAVRPITIWKGNSYTTISARDPAFSGKDSGKGDSDFNDSDSDVSGDTGLKKDGAVVAPMGGQNGLWACTSECKVLGHSDRCWSPSAVRANAAPSPAPTLSSFTNLSKTASLPRDPHRRDNYYQAQIPKTVGLQSVYEKVLHREYDYVLVTPPRPVRVQEISDITIPAYTPTPTHCPNNDV, from the exons ATGGGAGGAATAGGGTGGAACGGGCTGTTGGTGCTAGTGTGCGTCTCTCTGGCAAGCCTGGCTGGTGTCACACAAGGAAAGACGGTGAAATATCAGACATTTGAGGAAGACGCACCAGGGACAGTGATTGGAAACTTGGCCAAGGACATCTCTTCCACTCCCTCTTCCTCGGGGGGTTCCAGGACCAATTTCAGGATGATGAAACAGTTCAACTCCTCTTTTATCCGTCTGAGGGAGAGCGACGGGCAGCTGACCATAGGGGAGAGGATAGACAGGGAGCGGATTTGCAAACACACCCTGCACTGCCTCATCGCTTTCGACGTGGTCAGCTTCTCCAAAGAGCAGTTCAAACTCATCCACGTGGAGGTGGAGGTCAAGGACATCAACGACAACTCCCCCGAGTTCCCCCGGAAAGAGTCGAGTCTGGAGATCTCCGAGAACACAGCGGTGGGCACACGGATCCCGCTGGACTTTGCCGTGGATGACGATGTTGGGGTGAACTACATCCAAAGCTACCAGATCTCTGTCAACAGCCACTTTTCAATCGACGTGCTCAGCAGGGCCGACGGGGTTAAATATGCGGAGCTGGTGCTCATGAAGGAGCTGGACCGGGAGACGCAGGCTTCTTACGCGCTGGAGCTGGTCGCAATGGACGGCGGCAACCCGTCCCGCACCGGAACAACGCGCATCAACGTCAAGGTGAAAGACTACAATGACAACAGCCCGGTGTTCGACAGGAACAGCTTCTCCGTGGATCTGCCCGAGGACGCACCGGCGGGCTCCCTCTTGCTGGACCTGAACGCGGAGGACCCGGACGAAGGGCTGAATGGCGAGGTGGTGTACGGGTTCGGTCACCAGGTGCCCACAGAAATACGACAACTCTTCAGAGTGGACAGGAAGACCGGACGGCTTACCCTGGAGAGCCCGATTGACTTTGAAAGTAAGAACACGTACGAGTTTGACGTCCAGGCCACGGACCTGGGTCCGAACCCGAGCCCGGCCATTTGCAAAATTGTAGTGCAGGTGCAAGACGTTAACGACAACGCACCGGAGATCTCCATCACCCCCATGACATCCATCACGGCGGGGATAGCGTACATCACCGAGGCGGCGGCCAGAGAGAGTTTCGTTGCTCTGGTCAGCACCTCGGACCGAGACTCCGGCGCTAACGGGCAGGTGCACTGCACGCTCTATGGACACGATCACTTCAGACTGCAGCAGGCCTACGAGGACAGCTTCATGATTGTGAGTACCAGTCCGTTAGACCGGGAGAAAATCCCCGAATATAATCTCACAGTGGTGGCGGAGGATCTGGGCTCCCCTCCCTTCAGGACCATCACTCAGTACACAATCAGACTTACAGACGAGAACGACAATGCTCCGGTGTTCAGTAAACCGGTGTATGAGGTGGCCGTGGTGGAGAACAACGCACCTGGCGCATACATCACCACGGTGGTGGCGCGCGACATGGACATGGGGTCAAACGGGAAGGTCAGCTACAAACTGGCGGACACATACTTCATGGGCTCCCCCATTTCCACCTTCGTGTCACTGGATCCCGCCAGCGGGTCGCTTTACGCGCTCCGGAGCTTCAACTATGAGGTGATGAAACAGCTGGAGCTCCGTATCACGGCCAGCGACGGCGGCTCCCCGCCCCTGTCCGGCAGCGCTAATGTCTATGTGAGGATAGTGGACCAGAATGATAATGCACCGGTCATCACTCAGCCGGCTCTCAATAACGGCTCCGCTGAAGTCCTCCTGCCCCGGGACGCACCGACCGGCTACGTCATCACCCGGGTGGAGGCGCGGGATGCGGATGAGGGCGTGAACTCAGAGCTGTCCTATGGGCTGGCCACAGGTGAACcctctgtgttctctgttaaCAAAGCCACAGGGGAGATCTACCTCAACCAGGTGCTCAGCCACGACGTGGACGAAACCCTGAGCTTGACAGTCACTGTGAGTGACAACGGGAGGCCCGCGCTCACCTCCACCGCCACGCTCCACTTCCTCATCATCGCAGGCTCCCCGCCGAGTGACAGGACAGTGTACCAGCCAGGAAGCGGGGACGAGGTGCACGCGCAGTGGGACCTGTCGGTGGTAATTATCGTTGTCCTGGCGGGGAGCTGCACGCTCCTGCTGCTCGCCATCATCCTCATCGCCACCACCTGCAACCGGCGAAAGCGGGACAAAAGCGGAGAGGACAGCGACTCGTACGGGGAGAAGGGCACGCTGGAGCGGGGCCGGAACCATGTGGCGGACAACCCACTCCTGCCTCTCCACGGGGCCGGGGGTGGAGCGGGCTTTGACGGACACTCCTACAGCAGCCAGCCCGGTGGGTTCAACTCGGCTCACCCCGGGGGCAGCGACATGTGCTCAGCCTCAGAGGACGGCAGCGAGGTGCCCTGTGTGTATGACTCAGACAGCAACAACAAGCTCCGAGGGAATAAACACGAG GGCTACTCCACTCTGCCTGGCTATGGGAATGGCAAAGAGGCTGTGAGGCCCATCACTATCTGGAAGGGGAATTCTTACACCACCATCTCTGCCAGGGACCCGGCCTTCAGTGGCAAAGACAGTGGCAAGGGAGACAGTGACTTCAatgacagtgacagtgatgtcAGTGGAGACACAGGCCTGAAGAAAGATGGGGCGGTGGTTGCTCCCATGGGAGGCCAAAATG GTCTGTGGGCTTGCACCAGTGAATGCAAGGTCCTGGGTCACTCAGATCGCTGCTGGAGCCCCTCAGCAGTAAGAGCCAACGCAGCACCCTCTCCAGCCCCAACCCTCTCTTCCTTCACCAACCTCTCCAAGACAGCCTCCCTACCCCGGGACCCCCACCGCCGGGACAACTACTACCAGGCCCAGATCCCCAAAACAGTGGGGCTGCAGAGTGTGTATGAGAAGGTGCTGCACAGAGAGTACGATTACGTCCTGGTCACCCCACCCAGGCCTGTGAGGGTGCAGGAGATCAGTGATATAACCATCCCTGCTTACACCCCCACCCCAACACACTGTCCCAACAATGACGTCTAA